AGCGTATGTGTAGAGGGCCGACGATTCCTTTTGCGATTTTGATTGAGGAGAGGGAGGATTCTTCCTAACggcaaagtgtccagtccatacATATGCCTTTAAATGGCCGAAGCAAGCCGTCATTCATTGGAAGAGAGCCATAGGTCATGTTAGCTTACTTTTTACACTTAATAGCACGTAACCTCAACAAATTTTGTTGCTCCCGAAGAAACATACATCTGTCTCTCGCCATGTTTCCCGCTCTTTTGCCCCCGCTTTGGCGGGCTGGAGCGCGGAGGACTAAAATGTAAGAGACCCCCACAGTCGAAAGTGGGAGTTCATGCCTGTCTTTGTATGCAAAACACGAGGAACTTCTAGTCATGTGTGTTGTGAACAAAATGGTGAgaaaatttggtacaaagtttatttataaaattttcttcaaagtatgcgcttataaccatgttcagaatgtttgactttactcaccatgaacaaaattaaattgatgagcattttatgataatgagaattcaaaacaaagtttacactttatttaaaaaaaaaaaaatagggaaaattttggtacaaacttaaaaaaaaaatttcttccaagtaagcaaatatgatcaagtttagaatgtttgttttcacttaatatgaacaaaattaaattgataagcatttcatgagaatgataattcaataccaagtttacactttatttaaaaaaaagaacaattgaaaaaaaaaaaaattggaacagaaattttgtatattaccaaacgggtttcgttctttttctattccgtaaacataaatttttcatagctaccaaacgcgtttctcgtttttttctatttcgtaaaacagaaattttatacagcttactaaacgcgttttgttcaaattattcccgaatgtaaacactttttctatttctgtttccctaacaatttttaaacagaaacgttaaTGACTAGACATAAATGGAGGAAATTGCCGGGTTGACGAGATCAAGAACCAGCACTGCTGAGCTGCATTTGAATACCATTTCATCATTATACTCTCTTGTGTACGGATCCCTAGCTTCataaatgaacgaaaaggaGGGGCTACCGCCCTCCCCGCCGCCTGCTGCACTGTGTGATCTGAACATGAACAGCGGCGATGGTGGCGATggtgggtggtggtggaggagggtGGATCTGGGAATTGCAATGatgaaatgaagagagagagagtatattCATGGTTTTGGGTACTGATGAAAGCTGAACTAGGGGATCCAAAAGGTGAATGTGGTTTGCCATATCAGGCATGCTTTGTCAGCAACCTTTTTTTGCGGCCTCAGAAAAAGACGCTTTCTTTCACCTCCCAAGACTGCTTAAATCGTGTGCTCTTTTCCATCCTCGATTTAATGCATTGtcaccgtctctctctctctctgtggcagATCGATAATTGTGTTctatttttaggattttcttacCGACTCAATTCTCTGCAactttttttggataaaaatggTAAGTCTATCGGCGCCGATGACCTCCTCTTGGTGTTATAGCCATTGTTTGTATCCACTACCAAATGTTCGGTTTAAACTATAATTATTCTACGTGATTGGTGAACCGAAGTTGTCAAGTTTATCAACGCAGCCTCGCCAATATACTAAGCTTCAATAATGTCATagcatattttaagaaaatcaatatatcGAATTATCACAATGCAATAGCTTCGATCACAAAACATTATTTAGATTACCTGACATAAGATTGTAGACTTAGGTGTCAAAGTACACAACCTAATTATTAATATAATGGTGCCTATGAAGATTAACATGGGACTAAAAGAATTTTAATCCGATTTATGTTTTTGAATCTTTAAAGAAAACTTCACATCTCTTTTTTGAAGGGAAGTTCACTACGAGTTTAATAACACGAATGGACGAAATCCTCAGAGATCTCATGAGAGTAACCATTTTTTGGTACTTGTTCTTTGTGCTGATTTGGGTATACTGGTCAAATGCTACTGACGTGGAGATAGATAGATACCTTGCATAtttaccagaaaaaaaaaatcaatttaaatgtgCTTTCTTCGTTACCAATTCGCAGAAACAAAGCACGGGTATGTTCAATCACTTGAAGTAGCTGGCCAACCATGTGCATGGGATTGGAGGCTCATAGGGAAGGTGAAGGTACGTGAACAATTGCTGACAATGCATTATGTTGCTGTGCAAAATTGCAATTTAGTATTCCAGATAACATTACATCAACAACGACACAAGATCACGATTGACTACGTTGCATACAATTGATGTGTTGAGGCGTTTCGTAGGAACTGTAGCTGAAAACTAAAAACCAAAATGAGTTTATATATATGTGGAAAAACCAAGATGAGTTCATCTATCTATACAGAGCCAGCTCAATCAATCTCCATTTATTAGAAACATTATATTCTATTGGTGGTCTAAATTATCAGATTGCCCGAACGAAATCATTTGATGCACACCCACCTACATAATTAACACAATCATTGCATAAAAGATTGAGTCAAAtctaattttcaattcaatttcctATATTTTTTTGACTTGACTAAGAAGAAAAGTAGGAGCgtatttggtaacgattctgtttcgaataataatttttttttatcaaaaatagtttttttgttcatgtacctatgaataatttttgaatataataACGCActtgataactatacaaaatttatattatcgggatagaaatgtgtttggtagaattgtataattttgttgtttcttttaattttttaatattttttattatatttttcttttttctttctttcttttccctcattcttcttcctcctttgtggtcGGTTACCGGCCACAACGGAGCTTGGCAATCGACTAAGCAAGATCTagcgagctcgcccagatcttgCTAGTTTGAGTTCACTCAACCACCAATGAGactgagcctcgcctagccacagcgacgctccggcgaggttgtcggccaaaaggaataagaaggaaaggaaagagaagaagagagaagaaaaaaaattgttcccaaaacaaaagttacttttttctccatattatttttgttccaaatttattcttgggaataaaatttttactaaacacgtttttattctttttcatttattgggacaaaataatagaaatagttGTTCcggaaaatataaattatgtttACCAAACATAGCTTAACTATTTTGTaagataattatttatttttaagatgTATGTAAAATGTGTTGTctgttaaaatattaaatccCATCTTTAGTGAAACTTGGcttttcaaatcaatcaatggtAGTTTTACGAAGCTTCTCACGTTATCAAGTCAAGAAACAAGATGTTCAATTGTCTTCGATTCTTTCACTTGTCTTTCCAATAATCAATTTCCATTCTTCAATTCCATGTCAAATACCATCCTACACATCTTCAAGCTAAAGGCTTAGACTTCAAAATTAGTTATATACTTAATCAGTGCGcaacaaattgaaattatttccGCGAAATATTTCTAATACACATCTTCCGAGGTGCTATGCAATAAAACCCATTTACATTTTAGACGAAGCCTGTTTTAGTTGCTAGCCAAATTCAATTTACCTAAATGTTTAGAATCTGAGCCACATAACGAGTGAGCTTAGATAAATTTTAAACAtacctaaataaaaaaaaagggttcaattttcaaaataccaaaatcatataatatgaGAAAAAATCGGTGCACTTAAAGAATTCCAAGCACTTCTCCAATTAATTGGTATAAAATGAGTGCTTCATTAGCAGTCTATTTTATTAGGTTGTGAGGCACGGTAATAAGGTGTGGCCCCACCCTACAATCATGCATTAATGAGTGGCGTGCTCCAAAGGGGATGGACAAGTGTCGCTATGGCATCAAGCCAATGCCAACCTTTTTGTGGGTCCCATGATAGTTGCGGATCAGAGGTTTGACCTTGCCTATTTTTTTCGTAGGCATCGGGTTCGAGTTCGAGGGCGGCACGACGAGGCAAAAAAGCTCCATCgaccaaatatatattaatcGATGATCTCATCAAACGCCCaaattaaataagaaagaacactatttcttttaattaatttaaggttcCCTTATATTAACAGGATTTTGAAAGACAGATTGTTTACAAATTCGTGGGTCGTCATTTGTCGTAATTGTCGCAATTGCCCCACTtctatcataaaaaattatcattcagTTGCGATTAAATgacatgatgatttttttaatatgccTTTTATATTATAATACCTTCTCAAATCAATTAGATTCTCCCACACGCAATTTGTGTGAATCCTCATTATTTTGCCAATTCATTAACCAAGATTGAAGATTGCCTAATATACTTCATTTAGTTTGGTAACTCTGATAAATTGACTTTGGATTCGATAACTCCATGATTATTTTGTTCACATGCATATCAAGTAGGGATTTCATTTGAAAGATTGCAAGCTTCACTTGTGTGGATTGAGCCTATGAAATTGTTTTCTATCGGAGATTCATCGGGAGAAATTTAGGGCCTATTGAAACATCAAATCACTGAGCTAGGAAATCAagggaaaaataggaaaaaacaaTGATTCAACAGATattcaaagaagaaagaggaatttgaaaaaaaagaagaagaaagagaagaagaaagagaaggaaaggggGAGGCATGGAGAGGAGACACTAAAAATGGCAAAGACATCATCTCCACCACCACGTCTCTCCTCCTTCCAAATGGTTGGCCTGTAAGTGCCCTTTAACGAGCCAAATCCGGAatcattcaaaagaaaaaaaaaaaagaacaacgaCAACGCCGTTTGAATCTCTCTCTTGTCCCAAACGCAAccttcttcaacaaagaaaacgcagagagagagagagagagagaagaaaatagaaaacaaaaaggaaaacaaaattctcggaaaaacaaaggaaaagcaAGACAGACATTACACAGGTGGGCGACGGTACAATCCAAACTTTTGCTTTCCAGTCATCCCATCCGACGTCTTCATCGTTTTTTTCGTTCAAATCTTACAGCCTCCTCGTTCCGGAAGCGCAATACAACAGACCATCTCTTTCCGTCTCTTCGCCCTGCCCGGGGACGTCCATCTTGTTTCGAGATTGCCGTCCGTCCCGCTCCTGCTCCGAGCTCGTTCTTGAAACGGTTCCTCCGTCTTGAACGGAGAGCGCCGActggggagggagggaggagggagagcgCGCTTGATTTTCCATCTGGGTATCGATGGGTGGAGGCGACGTGGAAGAGACGATGTGAAAGGGGaggcctttctctctctctcgctctctctctctttcttggtgGATAGACCAGAGAAATGAGCAAAGAAAATGTTGGCATTGTCAAGGCCTGGGAATTAACAGTACGCAAATCGCAAGCTGCTGCTGCGACCAAACGAAGGGGGAACAGCATCTTCGCCGTGATGTCGGTGGCGCACGtcgacgacgacggcgaggaggacgaggacggCGGCAATGCCGGCCCCCGCGAGGTCTGCCACGCCGAGAAACTCCTCTCCAACGGCGACTTCTACACTGGCCAGTGGGCCGACAACCTCCCCCACGGTCACGGGAAGTACCTATGGACTGATGGGTGTATGTATGTTGGCGAGTGGCACAAAGGCAGGACCAATGGGAAAGGGAAGTTTTGTTGGCCTAGCGGAGCGACTTACGAGGGCGAATTCAATAATGGGTATATGGATGGCAAAGGGACTTACACGGGTCCCTCAGGGGATACATACAGAGGTTCTTGGACCATGAACTCGAAACATGGACAAGGGACTAAGAGTTATGCCAATGGAGATTATTATGAAGGCGAATGGCACCGCGGGTTGCAGGATGGTCATGGGAGGTACCAATGGACGAATGGTAACCACTATGTTGGACAATGGAAAAACGGGGTGATCAATGGAAATGGCACGATGATTTGGAGTAATGGAAACCGGTATGATGGGTTATGGGAAGACGGTTTGCCTAAAGGAAATGGGACCTTCAGATGGGCAGATGGGAGTTTCTACGTGGGTGTTTGGAGTAAAGACCCGAAGGAGCAGAGTGGAACGTATTATCCGTCCGGCTCGATGGCGGGTAGTATCGATTTCGACCCACAAAAGGTTTTTGCAGTGGATTTAAACGATTGTAAAGTATCAACTGGTGAAAAGGTGCCGGTTTTGCCTTCACAGAAGATGCTAAACTGTCCTCCTGTTGTTGAGGGGATGTTCAAGCCCTCGAAGGGCAATGATGGAAAGTCAAGGCGAGCATCGGTAGATGGGAGGGTTTGTAATTATGGCTGGGATTCGGATGGTGATAGAAATGGTGACACGACACCCAGGAGTATGGTTGAAGGGCTAGGAAGTATTGAGCTTGATGATTCAGACACGAGAATTGCGCGCACAAGGCAATTGGCTTCGAGAATACAGCCAGTCAAGAGACAAGGGGAGACAATAACGAAGGGGCACAAGAACTATGAGCTAATGCTCAATCTGCAACTAGGAATCAGGTATTGGCGATTGCAGATTCCCTTTTTTaaggccaaaatgatttttgcttGTGTGGTCAGTTCTGTGTTTTTCATGAGAAACACAGTTTATCCGGATCAAACTAGTAGTTTTCACCTTGGTACATGTAACAACAAGCTGTATTAACCTCCTGAACTTTTGTCTTCCTAACATTAACAGACTTAGCATCAATTATGCTCAATCCTTTTCAAAGTGAGGTCATGGTTCAATTTTGTAGATCAATCAGATGCTTATTCTTTTCTGGACAGTGGGACTAACCCTTCCTCGTAAATCTTGTCCTTCGAATCAAGTTTCTGTCATAGCTTTCGTAATCTGCAGCCTACTCTATTGCCAACAAGAAGCTTCATCTCTAATTTCACTAGAAATTTTGTAAGACTTCCAGCCCAACAAACCAAAGAGTGGGATTCCATGATGGcctttctgaagaaaatggacgAAACtaatggaaaaggaaaggaacgGACAATTAGATTGGCAATGGGAAGTAGTATATTCTAGGAAGATCGATGCGGTTATATTAACTGATGTGTAATCTTGTTGATGATGCTATTTGAAACTTGCAGGCATTCAGTTGGGCGGCCTGCTCCAGCTACCTCTCTGGATCTGAAGGCTTCGGCTTTTGATCCTAGAGAGAAGGTGTGGACAAGATTTCCCCCTGAAGGATCTAAACATACTCCACCTCACCAATCTTGTGAATTCAAGTGGAAGGATTACTGCCCAGTGGTTTTCAGGTTACACCTCTTAGCCTTTTCACTATTGAAATGATTAATTCCTATTAGCTAAACTTTGTGATGTGCGCACCAATCAGTGCTGTGGTACACTAGAATTTTGAGTCTTTCATACAACACGCACTCTGATTTCAGTACATACTTCTTTGTGATGTTGACAATGCCTAGATGTACTCTTGACATAAGTTGCGATTCGAGAGAAATGTCTTCTGATTTTCAGATGCATGGACATCAATTTTATAAACGAGTGGTTAGTTGTAATGCCATCCATTCTGAGTTCTCTAGTAAATAGAACATTACCAAAGTACATTCAGTGTCACCGACTGTAATACCAGTTTAGTTCCAGGTCAACCGCGTTGATATGTCATCCTGCATTATCCCTACAGGACTCTCAGAAAGTTGTTCAAGGTGGACGCAGCAGATTACATGATTTCTATATGTGGAAATGATGCTCTTCGCGAACTTTCATCCCCAGGAAAAAGTGGAAGTTTCTTCTACTTAACCAATGACGACCGCTACATGATTAAGACAGTGAAGAAAGCAGAAGTGAAGGTCAGTTTCCAAGCTTGCCCGAAAATATGAGATAAATAATCTGTACTCTGGTTTATCACCATATGATGTTGAATTTTAGATGCCTTTCAAAATTTCTAGTGTCTTGGAAGGCGGCTTCTGGAAAAAACTAGCAGAAAATTCTTAGATAAAATTAAATGACATCTAAATCTAACTGAGACCGTGTCGCAATTTGGATCGTTTCCCTAGGAGAGACGTCCTTGGCTTAGTTACTACTTTTTTGCCTTATTTTGATATCAACTCTGCTCTTCTAAGAAGTGTCTTCTTCTTATTGGACAGACTTATTTTAAGTATCCAAATAGTGCCTTATATAATGCTGTGCCTCTTGATGTGATCCAGGTGCTCTTGAGGATGCTTCCTGCCTACTATAACCACTTCAGGGCATATGAGAATACTCTAGTCACCAAATTTTTTGGCCTACATTGCGTCAAATTGACAGGGGCTACCCAAAAGAAGGTAATGTGAGTTACTAAGAACCAGACAAAACCTGCTGTTTTAGTAAGCttcactgaattttgaaatatctaATGCGCAATCCTTAATTCAGGTAAGATTTGTCATAATGGGAAATCTTTTCTGTTCGGAGTACGCTATACACAGACGCTTCGACTTAAAAGGTTCTTCACATGGTCGTATCACTGAGAAGCCAGAGGCAGACATTGATGCAACCACCACCCTAAAAGACCTAGACCTCAACTTTATTTTCAGATTGCAGAAGTTTTGGTTCCAAGAATTTTGCAGGTAAATTTGCTTTTTAGAACAGTTCTCCTTGACTtttcacaatctctctctctctctctctcgataaATCCTGAGACTGAAGATCTGTAATATTCATCTTTGTCATTCACATTCTAAATACTGAGATTCAGGTTTAAAAATGCTGTTAATCCTGTAAAGATCTCTCTAGAAAGTGATAATAGACACAGAAATAGCTTATTTGATGCCAATTCAGTGAAGTGCTACTTGTGCAAACAGTATAACCAACTTCCATTGgtatatttttttgtcaatgcaTTCATATATGATGTTTGATTATGCTTCCACCTTCTATATTGATACAAAGTGTGTATTTATGCAGACAAGTGGACAGGGATTGTGACTTTCTTGAACAGGAGAGGATAATGGACTATAGTCTTCTGATTGGTCTTCACTTTCAGGATATATCTTATAACAAAGATTTGCTCACGGCGGAAGCTCGTCCTTCCAGGGCTCAAACTCCTAGAGgttgtcttttctttctcattgcTACTATAATTAAGCAGTCGAGTGTATGTGCCTCTTGATGGAATTAAATTGCTGCGAATGCTTCTGCTTCAGGGTTCGGAGACACTGACAGCAGCATGGGACGATTTTCAAATGTAGAGGTGGATCGAAACCTCTTGGATCCTACCAGGTAAATGAAAGACTTTGGGGAAATTCTGAAATCATAGAAGATGTATAGCATCAAAGGTAGTTTAAGACCATTTACCAGTCGCTTTGTAATTACCTAATTCATTCTCATCGTCAATGTCCAGTTTAGGGAAAAA
This Eucalyptus grandis isolate ANBG69807.140 chromosome 7, ASM1654582v1, whole genome shotgun sequence DNA region includes the following protein-coding sequences:
- the LOC104454538 gene encoding phosphatidylinositol 4-phosphate 5-kinase 6, which encodes MSKENVGIVKAWELTVRKSQAAAATKRRGNSIFAVMSVAHVDDDGEEDEDGGNAGPREVCHAEKLLSNGDFYTGQWADNLPHGHGKYLWTDGCMYVGEWHKGRTNGKGKFCWPSGATYEGEFNNGYMDGKGTYTGPSGDTYRGSWTMNSKHGQGTKSYANGDYYEGEWHRGLQDGHGRYQWTNGNHYVGQWKNGVINGNGTMIWSNGNRYDGLWEDGLPKGNGTFRWADGSFYVGVWSKDPKEQSGTYYPSGSMAGSIDFDPQKVFAVDLNDCKVSTGEKVPVLPSQKMLNCPPVVEGMFKPSKGNDGKSRRASVDGRVCNYGWDSDGDRNGDTTPRSMVEGLGSIELDDSDTRIARTRQLASRIQPVKRQGETITKGHKNYELMLNLQLGIRHSVGRPAPATSLDLKASAFDPREKVWTRFPPEGSKHTPPHQSCEFKWKDYCPVVFRTLRKLFKVDAADYMISICGNDALRELSSPGKSGSFFYLTNDDRYMIKTVKKAEVKVLLRMLPAYYNHFRAYENTLVTKFFGLHCVKLTGATQKKVRFVIMGNLFCSEYAIHRRFDLKGSSHGRITEKPEADIDATTTLKDLDLNFIFRLQKFWFQEFCRQVDRDCDFLEQERIMDYSLLIGLHFQDISYNKDLLTAEARPSRAQTPRGFGDTDSSMGRFSNVEVDRNLLDPTRWASIKLGVNMPARAELTVRRTDSESQLIGDPTGEMYDVIIYFGIIDILQDYDISKKIEHAYKAFQYDPTSISAVDPKQYSRRFRDFIFRIFVEDN